One region of Prosthecobacter dejongeii genomic DNA includes:
- a CDS encoding N-acetylmuramoyl-L-alanine amidase, which translates to MPRFVSRFAFGLLLLLASCQSQPGKGRSSTYGDRPGPQGFNTVIVDAGHGGKDSGAKARGLVEKQLALDVAKRVRSELWPSYKVVLMRESDRFVELDNRVSIANRYPNAVLVSIHFNYGNRRRAGPETYYWRSDSYALAKRVQRNLSAVAPYESGNAGLVRRRLRLTRNPTIPCILVECGYLTHSGEAKLAASSAYREKLAEAIARAIRDQSRDGDAGMGPIPRPIYAPPSRAGDARG; encoded by the coding sequence ATGCCTCGTTTCGTTTCCAGGTTCGCCTTCGGTTTATTGCTCCTACTGGCTTCCTGCCAAAGCCAACCTGGAAAAGGGAGATCTAGCACCTACGGTGACCGCCCTGGCCCCCAAGGTTTCAACACGGTGATTGTAGATGCTGGGCATGGCGGGAAAGACTCAGGGGCTAAGGCCCGTGGGCTTGTAGAAAAACAACTGGCTTTAGACGTGGCTAAACGAGTGCGCTCTGAACTATGGCCCAGCTACAAGGTAGTGCTCATGCGTGAGTCAGATCGCTTCGTGGAATTGGATAATCGTGTCTCGATCGCCAATCGCTACCCGAATGCAGTTCTGGTCAGCATTCACTTTAATTATGGCAACCGCCGCCGCGCTGGGCCTGAGACCTATTACTGGCGAAGCGACAGCTACGCGCTGGCAAAGCGCGTGCAGAGGAATCTTTCGGCTGTGGCACCGTATGAATCCGGCAATGCAGGCCTCGTTCGCCGTCGTCTGCGCCTGACACGCAATCCCACCATCCCCTGCATTTTGGTGGAATGCGGCTACCTCACCCACAGCGGTGAGGCCAAGCTTGCAGCTTCCTCTGCCTACCGTGAAAAGTTAGCCGAAGCCATCGCCCGTGCCATCCGCGATCAATCGCGCGACGGTGATGCGGGCATGGGCCCGATTCCACGCCCGATCTACGCACCTCCTAGCCGTGCTGGGGATGCCCGAGGCTGA
- the dusB gene encoding tRNA dihydrouridine synthase DusB translates to MLPWLHSDQFPLYLAPMAGVTDVTFRGMCKEMGADVMVTEFVSAEGILQRDDRTRHYTDFDDGQRPLGVQLFGADGVRMGEAARKVIDWKQPDFIDINFGCPVNKVVSKNGGSSLLKNCPLLAEVAREVAKAVPIPVTAKMRIGWDAENINAVEVARILEDNGIQAITVHGRTRAQGYTGVADWDVIGQVADAVKIPVIGNGDITSGMDVEVRRAQTNVKGIMIGRAAMANPWVFQEAKHYLSTGTHATPATVQQRFALMRRHCELAVARSTRGGEFEIVRSMRSRLMSYTRCIPGGKFLRGRFGQIASMMELDDILAEYLTHSDRFNSRSDMDDEVPVETN, encoded by the coding sequence ATGCTCCCTTGGCTGCATAGCGATCAATTTCCCCTCTACTTAGCCCCCATGGCAGGAGTCACAGACGTGACCTTCCGTGGCATGTGTAAGGAGATGGGTGCCGATGTCATGGTCACTGAATTTGTGAGTGCCGAGGGCATTTTACAGCGGGATGATCGCACCCGTCATTACACGGACTTTGATGATGGCCAGCGGCCGTTAGGGGTCCAGCTTTTCGGCGCCGATGGCGTGAGAATGGGCGAGGCTGCCCGGAAGGTCATTGACTGGAAGCAGCCGGACTTCATTGACATCAACTTTGGTTGCCCCGTGAACAAAGTGGTGTCTAAAAATGGCGGTTCGTCGTTGCTGAAAAACTGTCCGCTGCTGGCCGAAGTCGCGCGCGAAGTGGCCAAGGCAGTGCCTATCCCGGTTACTGCCAAGATGCGCATCGGCTGGGATGCGGAAAATATCAACGCTGTGGAAGTCGCACGCATTTTAGAGGACAACGGCATCCAGGCCATCACCGTCCATGGTCGCACCCGCGCCCAGGGTTATACAGGTGTGGCAGACTGGGACGTCATCGGCCAAGTGGCAGATGCAGTCAAAATTCCCGTCATTGGCAATGGAGACATTACCAGCGGTATGGATGTGGAAGTGCGGCGAGCCCAGACCAATGTGAAGGGCATCATGATCGGCCGTGCAGCGATGGCGAATCCCTGGGTTTTCCAAGAGGCCAAGCATTATCTCTCTACGGGCACCCATGCCACCCCAGCCACGGTGCAGCAGCGCTTTGCCCTCATGCGACGTCATTGTGAACTGGCCGTGGCCCGCAGCACACGCGGAGGAGAGTTTGAAATTGTACGCTCCATGCGCTCTCGATTGATGAGCTACACACGCTGCATTCCAGGAGGTAAATTTTTGCGAGGGCGCTTCGGCCAAATCGCTAGCATGATGGAACTGGACGACATCTTGGCAGAGTACCTGACTCACAGCGACCGCTTTAACAGCCGCTCTGACATGGATGATGAAGTCCCTGTGGAAACCAACTGA
- a CDS encoding TonB-dependent receptor family protein — protein MKRLYRLSALLLVGSTSAFSQTVSPQGQSTSDAPVLEEITVYGEAEGDSVIQNPFLAPVEGTKVFAGKRATVIDLDALPKVQANNYRQALALTPGLLFSEETTPLVSLGYRGIGEPHRMQFMQVLKDGIPIHADPFGYPEAYYTPPLDTVDRIEFIRGGGSLMYGPQPGGALNYITYMPNRESPFSFRTQNIVGSDDLFSSYTAVDGTLGSLGYYGYFNHRESNGFREANSDYRLDGGHFKLAWDIDADTRLIFGFDGYEEEHGEPGGLTASDFAKNPDKTTRFNDQFRLKRYAGTLELQHTFQPGTELSVKSWAGYYQRWSKRQRGGGFGTLPTGANASTNSIENQEFYTFGFEPRVRHDWEAWGNTHTLAAGMQFYYLTSPRQDQRGFEPDADNGITTQDSLRETVYGSLFVENKFTFGKLSITPGFRMEMINQSVNVQNYNPATGALTSEAARADFEAQPLFGLGISYDLGSDTELYANVSQSYRTTVFSEAIVAETGVTTTDAGPSVGWNYEIGYRGTPRTWITYDTSLFLVDLDNRFGLNGNVLRSVGRSINYGWDGAMQVDVIGLADQLNGTNNVERIGSLNVYANATLLQAKLYGGPNDGATPQYAPEYIIRTGLIYNLKNKVKISFLGTFVDDHFADDAQTANRFIPGYMTWDLTAEVKVTKNFTAMAGLNNVFDESYYSRVRNDGIDPGYGRNFYVGGSFQF, from the coding sequence ATGAAACGACTTTATCGACTATCCGCCTTACTTCTCGTCGGGAGCACAAGCGCTTTTTCCCAGACCGTTAGCCCACAAGGGCAATCTACCTCAGATGCACCCGTGCTGGAAGAAATCACGGTTTATGGCGAGGCCGAGGGTGATTCGGTCATTCAAAATCCCTTCTTGGCCCCAGTAGAGGGAACCAAAGTTTTTGCAGGTAAAAGAGCGACGGTGATTGATCTGGATGCGCTGCCGAAAGTGCAGGCCAATAACTACCGCCAAGCGCTGGCCTTGACGCCGGGCCTGCTCTTCTCAGAGGAAACCACGCCTCTCGTCAGCCTGGGCTATCGCGGGATCGGAGAGCCTCACCGCATGCAGTTCATGCAGGTGTTAAAAGACGGCATCCCGATTCATGCGGATCCTTTTGGTTATCCTGAAGCATACTACACACCGCCCTTGGATACAGTGGACCGCATCGAATTCATCCGTGGAGGAGGTTCCCTCATGTATGGTCCGCAACCTGGGGGTGCCCTCAATTACATCACGTACATGCCCAATCGAGAGTCCCCGTTTTCTTTCCGGACTCAAAACATTGTGGGTTCGGATGATCTGTTCTCCAGCTATACGGCAGTGGATGGCACCTTGGGGAGCCTAGGCTACTACGGCTACTTCAATCACCGGGAATCGAACGGCTTCCGGGAGGCCAACAGTGACTACCGACTGGACGGAGGGCACTTTAAACTAGCATGGGACATTGATGCCGATACGCGCCTCATTTTTGGTTTCGATGGTTATGAGGAAGAACATGGCGAACCAGGAGGGCTGACAGCTTCTGATTTCGCCAAGAACCCGGACAAAACGACCCGATTTAACGATCAATTCCGTCTGAAGCGTTACGCAGGCACTCTGGAGCTCCAGCACACCTTCCAACCAGGTACGGAGCTGAGTGTGAAGTCCTGGGCGGGCTATTATCAACGCTGGAGCAAACGCCAGCGCGGGGGCGGTTTTGGCACCTTGCCGACTGGCGCCAATGCCTCGACCAACTCGATCGAAAACCAGGAATTTTACACCTTCGGCTTTGAGCCTCGCGTCCGCCACGACTGGGAAGCCTGGGGAAATACCCACACCCTGGCGGCTGGCATGCAGTTTTATTACCTGACGTCTCCGCGCCAAGATCAGCGCGGCTTTGAGCCAGATGCTGACAATGGCATCACCACTCAAGATTCCCTGCGTGAGACCGTTTATGGCTCTCTGTTTGTCGAAAACAAATTCACCTTTGGCAAATTATCCATCACTCCAGGCTTCCGCATGGAGATGATCAATCAGTCCGTCAATGTGCAGAACTACAATCCGGCAACAGGTGCGCTGACCAGTGAAGCAGCCCGTGCGGATTTCGAAGCCCAGCCTTTGTTCGGCTTGGGAATTTCCTATGATCTAGGCAGTGACACGGAATTGTATGCCAACGTATCTCAGAGCTACCGCACCACCGTTTTCAGTGAGGCGATCGTGGCAGAAACAGGCGTGACCACCACTGATGCAGGCCCGAGCGTAGGCTGGAACTACGAAATAGGATACCGCGGCACTCCCCGCACCTGGATCACCTATGACACTAGCCTTTTCCTGGTGGATTTGGATAACCGATTTGGGCTCAATGGCAATGTTCTGCGCAGTGTCGGACGCAGCATCAACTACGGGTGGGATGGAGCCATGCAGGTGGACGTTATCGGTCTGGCAGATCAACTCAACGGAACGAATAACGTCGAGCGTATCGGTTCCCTGAATGTGTATGCCAATGCCACCCTCCTACAGGCCAAGCTTTACGGTGGTCCAAATGACGGGGCTACCCCTCAATATGCCCCCGAATACATCATTCGCACTGGCTTGATCTACAACTTGAAGAACAAGGTTAAAATTTCCTTTCTGGGAACCTTTGTGGATGACCATTTCGCCGATGATGCCCAGACAGCCAATCGCTTCATCCCAGGCTACATGACATGGGATTTGACCGCCGAAGTGAAAGTGACCAAAAACTTCACCGCCATGGCAGGCCTGAACAATGTCTTCGACGAAAGCTACTACTCACGAGTTCGCAACGACGGGATTGATCCCGGGTACGGCCGTAATTTTTACGTGGGTGGGTCTTTCCAGTTTTAA
- the cobA gene encoding uroporphyrinogen-III C-methyltransferase: protein MSKSSAPSSPGICYLVGAGPGDPGLLTIKGKECIEVADVLVYDYLCNPEFLRYARPGTERIYVGKKAKDHTLTQDQINELIVKLTREGKVVTRLKGGDPVLFGRGAEEAAELAEAGVAFEIVPGITSAIAGPAYAGIPVTHRDHCSQLTIFTGHEDPTKEETSLDYAKLAKADGTKVFLMGVERMEEITGKFIENGANPETPMALVRWATHGRQQTLIATLGTMAAKVKEAGFKAPAVAVVGDVVKERKNINWFENRPLFGKRVVVTRTRQQIGALSKKLRILGADVIELPTIRIEEPHNLMAFGELVQDCHTYEWLVFTSPNAVEAFFKMFYKIYNDARSIGGVRIAVVGPGTAEKVKEHHLAVDLMPEKNFVAEGLVAAFKDFQNMENVNVLWVRGEETREVIANELTGLGAIVDEAIAYRTVPEKDDNLEAIARLVAEGADMITFTSASTVECFLDLNIPLPADIQVASIGPITSEAARKRGLTVNVEAETNTIPGLVAAVLKALK, encoded by the coding sequence ATGTCAAAATCATCTGCACCTTCTTCCCCAGGCATCTGTTACCTCGTTGGCGCTGGCCCGGGAGATCCCGGCCTGCTGACGATCAAAGGTAAAGAGTGCATCGAGGTCGCTGACGTTCTCGTCTATGATTACCTGTGCAATCCAGAGTTCCTGCGGTATGCGCGCCCTGGAACGGAGCGGATCTATGTGGGCAAAAAGGCCAAAGATCACACGCTGACTCAAGACCAAATCAATGAATTGATCGTCAAACTCACCCGTGAGGGGAAAGTGGTGACGCGATTGAAAGGTGGAGACCCAGTTTTATTTGGACGTGGAGCGGAAGAAGCGGCTGAGCTGGCTGAAGCGGGTGTGGCTTTTGAGATCGTGCCTGGGATTACTAGCGCTATCGCAGGGCCTGCTTACGCGGGCATTCCCGTGACGCACCGAGACCATTGCAGCCAACTGACGATTTTCACAGGCCACGAAGACCCCACCAAAGAAGAAACGAGCCTGGACTATGCGAAGCTGGCGAAGGCAGATGGCACCAAAGTTTTCCTCATGGGCGTGGAGCGCATGGAAGAAATCACGGGGAAATTCATCGAAAATGGAGCGAATCCAGAAACGCCTATGGCTTTGGTTCGCTGGGCCACTCATGGCCGACAGCAAACGCTGATCGCCACATTGGGCACCATGGCAGCCAAGGTAAAGGAGGCTGGATTCAAAGCTCCGGCGGTGGCCGTCGTAGGCGATGTGGTGAAGGAGCGGAAGAACATCAATTGGTTTGAAAATCGGCCTTTGTTTGGCAAGCGCGTGGTGGTCACCCGCACAAGACAACAGATCGGCGCATTGAGTAAAAAACTGCGGATATTGGGTGCCGATGTGATCGAACTACCCACCATTCGCATCGAAGAACCGCATAATTTGATGGCCTTTGGGGAGCTCGTCCAGGATTGCCACACTTATGAGTGGCTGGTTTTCACCAGTCCAAATGCTGTGGAGGCTTTCTTTAAGATGTTTTACAAAATCTACAATGATGCTCGCAGCATTGGTGGTGTGCGCATTGCTGTGGTAGGCCCTGGCACGGCAGAGAAAGTGAAGGAGCACCATCTGGCGGTGGACTTGATGCCAGAAAAGAATTTTGTGGCAGAAGGCTTGGTCGCTGCCTTCAAAGACTTTCAGAACATGGAAAATGTCAATGTTCTGTGGGTCCGTGGTGAAGAAACACGTGAGGTGATTGCCAATGAACTGACAGGCTTAGGTGCGATCGTGGATGAAGCCATCGCCTACCGCACCGTTCCGGAGAAGGATGACAACCTGGAAGCCATCGCACGGCTTGTGGCCGAAGGCGCAGATATGATCACCTTCACGAGCGCGAGCACCGTGGAGTGCTTCCTGGACCTAAATATTCCCCTGCCCGCTGATATTCAGGTGGCAAGCATCGGCCCGATCACCTCTGAAGCTGCCCGCAAACGTGGGCTGACGGTGAATGTGGAGGCTGAAACGAATACCATTCCAGGCCTCGTGGCGGCCGTGTTGAAAGCTTTGAAGTAA
- a CDS encoding radical SAM/SPASM domain-containing protein: protein MIFSLTSRMLRTVDPKCLTKIAWNFGYKGARSVLLFKKRMEQGTYFPPFLYISILNSCNLRCQGCWVDVDKPREAINLDELNKIVNDAKKHGNAFFGLLGGEPFMHPELLDLLAMHPDCYFQIFTNGQLITAKTAEALRKLGNATPLVSVEGNSTVSDERRGKKDVLNKTLRGLQNCLDAKLLTGVATSLCQTNIHDLLTREWLQKLIDKGVHYTWYHTYRPVGPKINDQLALTPDQITQVRRFVTSMRAEMPIAIVDAYYDHNGKALCPMATGISHHIGPTGGLEPCPIIQFATENIRTDRDIFDVFNESGFLKDFRETAAQHTRGCIVLERPDLVKNLALKHGAKDTTIRQTAMAELEAMKPRTSQWREEEEIPEKHWMYKIAKRYFYHDFGVYKQLDPKAHSPSI, encoded by the coding sequence ATGATTTTTTCTCTCACCTCTCGCATGTTGCGCACCGTGGACCCAAAGTGTCTCACGAAAATCGCCTGGAACTTCGGTTACAAAGGCGCACGCTCTGTGTTGCTCTTTAAAAAACGAATGGAGCAGGGGACTTATTTTCCTCCCTTTCTCTACATTTCCATTCTGAATTCCTGCAACCTCCGTTGCCAGGGCTGCTGGGTAGATGTAGATAAACCGCGTGAGGCCATCAATTTGGATGAGCTGAATAAGATCGTGAACGATGCCAAAAAACACGGCAACGCATTCTTTGGATTGCTAGGGGGAGAGCCCTTCATGCATCCTGAATTGCTGGATCTGCTAGCCATGCATCCAGATTGTTACTTCCAGATTTTTACCAATGGCCAGTTGATCACAGCGAAGACGGCCGAGGCCCTTCGCAAGCTGGGCAATGCTACACCTCTCGTCAGTGTCGAGGGCAACAGCACCGTCAGTGACGAGCGTCGAGGTAAGAAAGATGTTCTGAACAAGACTCTTCGCGGCCTGCAAAACTGCCTGGATGCCAAGCTTTTGACGGGCGTAGCCACCAGTCTTTGCCAAACCAATATCCATGACCTGCTGACCCGTGAGTGGCTGCAAAAGCTCATTGATAAGGGCGTCCACTACACCTGGTACCACACTTACCGTCCGGTCGGGCCCAAGATTAACGATCAGCTAGCCCTCACGCCGGATCAGATCACTCAAGTGCGCCGCTTTGTCACCAGCATGCGTGCAGAGATGCCCATCGCCATCGTGGATGCCTATTACGATCACAATGGCAAGGCGCTCTGTCCCATGGCCACAGGGATCAGTCACCACATTGGCCCGACGGGTGGTCTTGAGCCCTGTCCCATCATCCAGTTTGCGACCGAAAACATTCGCACTGACCGTGATATCTTCGATGTTTTTAATGAGTCAGGTTTCCTCAAAGATTTCCGTGAAACAGCCGCTCAGCATACCCGTGGGTGCATTGTCCTAGAACGCCCAGATTTGGTGAAAAACTTGGCGCTCAAACATGGAGCGAAAGACACCACTATCCGGCAGACTGCCATGGCGGAATTAGAGGCGATGAAACCTCGCACGAGCCAGTGGCGGGAAGAGGAAGAGATTCCGGAAAAGCATTGGATGTACAAGATTGCCAAACGTTACTTTTACCACGACTTCGGCGTCTATAAGCAGCTAGATCCCAAGGCGCACTCACCCAGCATCTAA
- a CDS encoding NAD(P)H-dependent oxidoreductase, translating into MSTPSDILSALNWRYACKVFDPTKKIPVEIWTALEESMVLTPSSFGLQPWKFIVVQDVELREKLVAHAWNQRQVADASHLVIMAVPKVMPESHIDANLMRMAEVRGGTPDALLGFRKMLTGFRDGMEVKGGLEQWAKLQSYIALGQFMMTAALLGVDTCPMEGFVPAKFDEILGLDTQGWTTAVLCPAGYRHPDDRYASLPKVRFDPAFVIEHR; encoded by the coding sequence ATGAGCACTCCTTCCGATATCCTTTCTGCATTGAACTGGCGCTACGCCTGCAAAGTCTTCGACCCGACTAAAAAAATCCCAGTCGAAATCTGGACCGCTCTGGAAGAATCTATGGTTCTCACACCTTCCAGCTTTGGCCTGCAACCTTGGAAATTCATCGTCGTTCAAGACGTGGAACTTCGTGAAAAATTGGTCGCTCATGCCTGGAATCAAAGACAGGTGGCCGATGCCTCGCACTTGGTCATCATGGCTGTTCCCAAGGTGATGCCAGAATCTCACATTGATGCAAACTTAATGCGAATGGCTGAAGTTCGTGGGGGCACTCCAGATGCTCTCCTGGGTTTTCGCAAGATGCTCACAGGATTTCGCGACGGCATGGAGGTTAAAGGTGGGCTGGAGCAGTGGGCCAAACTGCAATCCTACATCGCTCTGGGACAGTTCATGATGACTGCGGCTTTGTTAGGCGTGGATACTTGTCCCATGGAGGGATTTGTTCCCGCGAAGTTCGATGAGATTTTGGGGCTTGATACCCAGGGCTGGACTACCGCCGTGCTGTGTCCTGCAGGTTATCGTCATCCAGATGATCGTTACGCTAGCCTGCCGAAGGTGCGTTTTGATCCAGCCTTTGTCATAGAGCATCGTTAA
- a CDS encoding alpha/beta hydrolase — protein sequence MLRLTLASFGLLLSLPLLVTLHTLWFWKVTLLVGEYGHRLALLTALLAWWCWRGKEVTASLIALTATGILLTPFLSAAWLAQKLPSQMEAAFGESASGESLSWKDLWLGWTTAKVAPREYQMEATPSCLVVRRLLLYPAASSQPAPVILVIHGGGWQNGSAEEFPGWSSQWATEGYAVVSLDYRLAPKWTWPAPLDDVRDALAYLRIHAAEMNVDASRVVLFGRSAGGQIATAAAVQLRDPSIRGVVSLYAPADMVFAHRFADPEDVLDSFKLIGQYMGGDPDKRPDLFQSASATLTADSSCPPMLLVHGQRDILVWHLQSSRLAEHLRKQGVPHHFMDLPWATHAFDYPQHGPGSQLLRYALRGFLTARLGQRE from the coding sequence ATGTTGCGTCTTACCCTGGCTTCATTTGGCCTGCTCCTTTCTCTACCACTGCTGGTCACCCTCCATACCTTATGGTTTTGGAAAGTGACGCTCCTGGTGGGTGAATATGGTCATCGTCTGGCCCTCTTGACTGCACTGCTGGCTTGGTGGTGCTGGCGCGGGAAGGAAGTGACCGCAAGTTTGATAGCCCTCACGGCAACCGGCATTCTACTCACTCCATTTTTATCTGCTGCGTGGCTAGCTCAAAAACTTCCCTCTCAGATGGAAGCTGCTTTTGGAGAATCCGCCTCCGGTGAATCGCTGTCCTGGAAAGATCTTTGGTTAGGCTGGACCACCGCTAAAGTCGCGCCGCGTGAATACCAAATGGAGGCGACTCCTTCATGCCTTGTCGTAAGGCGTCTTTTACTCTATCCCGCAGCATCATCCCAGCCTGCTCCTGTCATTTTGGTGATTCATGGCGGTGGCTGGCAAAACGGCTCGGCGGAGGAGTTTCCTGGCTGGAGCAGTCAGTGGGCTACCGAAGGATATGCGGTCGTGTCTTTAGACTATCGTTTGGCACCTAAGTGGACTTGGCCTGCTCCCTTGGATGATGTCCGCGATGCCTTGGCTTATTTGCGAATTCATGCTGCTGAAATGAACGTGGACGCCAGTCGTGTGGTTTTATTTGGTCGCAGTGCGGGTGGCCAGATTGCTACCGCAGCGGCTGTGCAGTTGCGAGATCCTTCCATTCGCGGCGTGGTCAGCCTTTACGCGCCGGCAGACATGGTGTTTGCCCATCGTTTTGCCGACCCTGAAGATGTGTTGGATTCATTCAAACTCATTGGGCAGTACATGGGGGGAGACCCTGATAAGCGGCCAGATCTCTTTCAATCAGCCTCAGCCACTCTCACAGCAGATTCTTCCTGCCCCCCCATGCTGTTGGTTCATGGGCAGCGCGATATTTTAGTCTGGCATCTGCAGAGTAGCCGGCTGGCTGAGCATTTGCGGAAACAAGGGGTTCCTCATCATTTTATGGATCTGCCTTGGGCCACGCATGCCTTTGACTACCCACAGCACGGCCCTGGTTCACAGTTGCTACGCTACGCTTTGCGTGGTTTTCTAACGGCTAGGTTAGGCCAACGAGAATAA